Proteins found in one Mucilaginibacter gracilis genomic segment:
- a CDS encoding glycoside hydrolase family 65 protein, with protein sequence MRRKFTQLIVLAYAITSCCFAQSVNPWVIKADRIDPANYYGVTVANGMLGIISAPEPFKVKNVVLAGTYDLYGRGRVSNFLNSFNLLNMYLEINGVRISAQNISNFKQELNMQQACFTTTFDYKDEASISYTYYALRQLPFTALQNISIAAKKDISITAASVMEAPDALKDVQNYYNAIDRPHTTIQLLTSSAKSPTGKVQLCASTTFLFTEAHTEEPPVIHEMWDNNMHLAKFAKAIKAGSTYSYAVAGTSISSAQHPDPLNEAERLTIFAKLEGTNRLIKFHQNAWADLWKSDITIQGDAQSQQDVHSMLYHLYSFSRSGTGLSLSPMGLSGLGYNGHVFWDADLWMFPALLVLHPEIASSMIDYRFNRLAEARRNAFSHGYRGAMFPWESADAGVEETPVWALSGPFEHHITACVALAAWNYYCVTQDKQWLKDKGWPILSATADFWASRVERNGPGHYDIKNVVGADEWAENVDNDAFTNAAAQANLQYAIQAAKILGLIPDADWQAVATNIPVLRFADGVTREHATYTGEGIKQGDVNLLAYPLKTITDNAQIKKDLAYYEKRVPNEGTPAMTQAIFALQYARLGDAPKAWHFFKDAYEPNLLAPFRVIAETKGGTNPYFATGAGGVLQSVLMGFAGLDITAAGIVQNKGLLPAGWQALTITGVGVNKQTYSVK encoded by the coding sequence ATGAGAAGAAAGTTTACCCAACTTATTGTATTGGCATATGCTATAACAAGCTGTTGCTTTGCCCAATCGGTTAATCCCTGGGTAATAAAGGCCGACCGCATAGACCCGGCAAACTACTATGGCGTTACGGTTGCCAATGGTATGTTGGGTATTATATCGGCCCCCGAGCCTTTTAAAGTGAAAAATGTAGTGCTTGCCGGTACTTATGATTTGTATGGCCGGGGCAGGGTAAGTAACTTTTTAAACAGCTTTAACCTGCTTAACATGTATCTCGAAATAAACGGGGTGCGTATTAGCGCGCAAAATATTTCAAACTTTAAGCAGGAGCTTAACATGCAGCAGGCCTGTTTTACCACTACTTTTGATTACAAAGACGAAGCCTCAATAAGCTACACCTATTATGCCCTAAGGCAATTGCCGTTTACCGCGCTGCAAAATATAAGCATCGCCGCAAAAAAGGATATATCTATAACGGCTGCCAGTGTAATGGAAGCCCCCGATGCATTAAAAGACGTTCAAAATTACTATAACGCCATTGATAGGCCGCATACTACTATACAACTGCTCACATCAAGTGCTAAAAGCCCTACCGGTAAAGTGCAGCTTTGTGCATCAACTACCTTTTTGTTTACCGAAGCCCATACCGAAGAACCTCCCGTTATTCACGAAATGTGGGATAATAATATGCACCTGGCCAAATTTGCCAAAGCCATAAAAGCAGGCAGCACCTATAGTTATGCTGTGGCCGGTACATCCATATCTTCGGCACAGCACCCCGATCCGCTAAATGAGGCCGAGCGTTTAACTATTTTTGCAAAGTTAGAAGGTACCAATCGCTTAATTAAGTTTCATCAAAATGCCTGGGCCGATCTTTGGAAGAGTGATATAACTATCCAGGGCGATGCGCAATCGCAACAGGATGTGCACAGTATGCTATATCACTTATATTCTTTTTCGCGCAGCGGAACCGGGTTGTCGTTATCACCTATGGGGCTTTCGGGCCTGGGTTATAACGGCCATGTGTTTTGGGATGCCGACCTGTGGATGTTTCCGGCACTGTTGGTTTTGCATCCCGAAATAGCTTCGTCGATGATAGACTATCGCTTTAACCGGCTGGCCGAGGCCCGGCGCAATGCTTTTTCGCACGGGTACCGCGGTGCCATGTTTCCGTGGGAAAGCGCCGATGCCGGAGTAGAAGAAACACCGGTTTGGGCTCTTAGTGGTCCGTTTGAACATCACATAACGGCTTGCGTTGCTTTGGCCGCCTGGAATTATTACTGCGTAACGCAAGATAAGCAATGGCTAAAGGATAAAGGCTGGCCCATCCTATCGGCAACGGCCGATTTTTGGGCAAGCAGGGTAGAACGTAATGGCCCCGGGCATTATGATATTAAAAATGTGGTAGGCGCAGATGAATGGGCCGAAAATGTAGACAATGACGCTTTTACAAATGCAGCAGCCCAGGCAAACCTGCAATATGCTATACAGGCCGCCAAAATTTTAGGCCTGATCCCCGATGCCGACTGGCAAGCTGTAGCTACTAACATACCGGTGCTACGGTTTGCCGATGGCGTTACCCGCGAACATGCCACCTATACTGGCGAAGGTATTAAACAGGGCGATGTTAACTTGCTGGCCTACCCACTTAAAACTATTACTGATAACGCGCAGATAAAAAAAGACCTTGCTTACTACGAAAAGCGCGTACCCAACGAAGGCACCCCCGCCATGACGCAAGCTATTTTTGCATTACAGTATGCCCGTTTGGGTGATGCGCCAAAAGCCTGGCATTTTTTTAAAGATGCTTACGAACCTAATTTGCTTGCGCCATTTAGGGTAATTGCCGAAACTAAAGGTGGCACAAACCCCTATTTTGCTACGGGCGCCGGCGGTGTATTGCAAAGTGTATTAATGGGTTTTGCTGGGCTTGATATTACCGCCGCTGGCATTGTGCAAAACAAAGGATTGCTGCCTGCGGGCTGGCAAGCGTTAACCATAACAGGTGTAGGAGTTAACAAACAAACTTATAGCGTAAAATAG
- a CDS encoding vanadium-dependent haloperoxidase, which produces MKRIFGIMCATILLAACKQHDYQQILHSPNLYCKTVHELNQVVMGNNFTPVVASRNYAYANIAGYEAIAAGYPQKFTSLAGQLNQFKIVAKPLPAEKIDFEYASLLAFCKVGQAVTFPEGSMKYYIDSLHTLAIEHGMPADVITGTENYAGRLAASVIKWSKGDNYLKTRSASKFSVKNIPGRWVPTPPSYAAAVEPHWSEIRPMVMDSAAQFKVPPPPVFNIADKSSAYYHEVNYIITATANLTPDQQHIADFWDDNPGKLNVMGHVQFITKKFSPPGHWMSITGIAAQQAKANFGTTVCAFAKTAIALFDGFIQCWNAKYSYNTARPETVINKYFNADWRPRLQTPPFPEYTCGHSTISSAAAEALTSVFGDKLAFKDTSELEFGIKSRSFASFRKAAEENNWARFYGGLHFHNSCIVANQSGKQVGSLIANKLQMQK; this is translated from the coding sequence ATGAAACGCATTTTTGGAATAATGTGTGCAACTATTTTATTGGCTGCATGCAAACAACACGACTATCAACAAATACTGCATAGCCCCAATTTATACTGTAAAACCGTACACGAATTAAACCAGGTGGTAATGGGTAACAACTTTACACCCGTGGTGGCATCGCGCAATTACGCTTATGCAAATATTGCCGGTTACGAAGCTATAGCGGCTGGCTATCCGCAAAAATTTACTTCGTTAGCCGGGCAGCTTAACCAGTTTAAAATTGTGGCAAAGCCACTGCCAGCCGAAAAGATAGATTTTGAATACGCCTCCTTACTGGCTTTTTGCAAAGTTGGCCAGGCAGTAACCTTCCCCGAAGGGAGCATGAAGTATTATATAGATAGTTTGCACACGCTGGCTATTGAACATGGTATGCCTGCCGATGTGATAACAGGCACAGAAAATTATGCCGGCCGCCTGGCAGCATCGGTAATTAAATGGAGCAAAGGCGATAATTATTTAAAAACCCGCAGTGCATCTAAGTTTTCGGTAAAAAACATACCGGGCCGCTGGGTGCCTACGCCACCGTCATACGCGGCCGCAGTTGAGCCGCATTGGAGCGAAATACGGCCTATGGTGATGGATAGTGCCGCCCAGTTTAAGGTGCCGCCGCCCCCGGTATTTAATATTGCTGATAAAAGCAGTGCTTACTACCACGAGGTAAACTATATAATTACCGCCACAGCAAACCTAACGCCCGACCAGCAACACATAGCCGACTTTTGGGACGATAACCCGGGCAAACTTAATGTAATGGGGCATGTGCAATTTATCACTAAAAAGTTTTCGCCGCCGGGCCATTGGATGAGTATTACCGGCATTGCAGCGCAACAGGCAAAAGCAAATTTTGGCACCACCGTATGCGCTTTTGCAAAAACTGCTATTGCATTGTTTGACGGTTTTATACAGTGCTGGAATGCCAAATACAGCTACAACACAGCCCGGCCCGAAACTGTGATAAATAAATACTTTAATGCCGATTGGCGCCCCCGTTTGCAAACACCTCCCTTTCCGGAATATACTTGCGGGCACTCCACTATTTCATCGGCTGCAGCCGAAGCCTTAACCAGCGTTTTTGGCGATAAGCTGGCTTTTAAAGACACCAGCGAACTGGAGTTTGGCATCAAAAGCCGCTCATTCGCATCGTTCCGTAAAGCCGCCGAAGAAAATAACTGGGCCCGTTTTTACGGAGGCCTACATTTTCATAATTCGTGCATTGTAGCTAATCAATCGGGCAAACAAGTTGGCAGCCTTATTGCAAATAAATTACAAATGCAAAAATAA
- a CDS encoding beta-glucosidase, producing MKNLKSCSAIGRYAGGFYLIAQVFLTTGGAFAQTGKPLPQLGKSPIKEVLAALTLQEKAKLVVGMGFKMPGTTAPPPSTGATLDIGGFKMPPSDPDAYRIPEKVSGAAGRLHGVPRLGIPSITVCDGPAGVRIDPIRNNDNSKTYYATAFPVATLLASSWDTELVKNVGVAFGSEVRDYGVDILLAPALNIHRNPLGGRNFEYYSEDPLLAGKITAAMVKGIQSNGVGTSIKHYAANNQESNRTGVDVVVSERAMREIYLKGFEIAVKEAKPWTVMSSYNKLNGTYTSQRADLITNILRNEWGYKGFVMTDWFGGEDPVAQMAAGNDLIMPGSPTQSDLIIAAVKSGKLSLAQLNKNVSHILNVILQSPSFRKYPYNNAPNLKHDAQVSRLAAEQGMILLKNEDKALPISGAKRVALFGNTSYDIIAGGTGSGDVNKAYTISLLQGLTNAGYTADAGLISSYTDHIKAGKVNRPKPANIFALPAPIPEMAVADKLEAATNNNDVAIITIGRNAGEGNDRGLENDYYLSQSEKDMISGVATSFHARHKKVIVVLNIGGVIEIASWRNHVDGILLAWQPGLEAGNAIADILSGKVNPSGKLATTFPVDYRDVPSAKNFPGTPAQKPTTVSYEEGIYVGYRYYDTFGVKPAYAFGYGLSYTGFTYSKLKLSTQQFAGKLTASVTITNSGKIAGREVVELYLAAPGKTMDKPVKELKAFAKTSLLQPGQSQTLSFDITTAQLASYDTAKSSWVAETGTYKLMLASSSDDVKQSATFKLAKQLIAEKDGKALSPVAALNELKK from the coding sequence ATGAAAAATTTAAAATCGTGCAGTGCAATTGGCCGGTATGCCGGCGGCTTTTATTTAATAGCTCAGGTGTTTTTAACAACAGGAGGTGCCTTTGCACAAACCGGCAAGCCCTTGCCGCAATTAGGCAAAAGCCCTATAAAAGAAGTATTGGCGGCCCTTACGCTCCAGGAGAAAGCCAAACTTGTGGTTGGCATGGGCTTTAAAATGCCTGGCACAACGGCACCGCCGCCCAGTACCGGTGCAACGCTTGATATTGGCGGCTTTAAAATGCCGCCGTCTGATCCGGATGCTTACCGCATTCCCGAAAAGGTATCCGGTGCTGCTGGTCGTTTGCATGGTGTACCACGATTGGGCATCCCGTCTATCACGGTTTGCGACGGGCCCGCGGGTGTGCGTATAGATCCTATACGCAATAACGATAATTCTAAAACTTACTACGCAACAGCTTTCCCGGTGGCTACGCTGCTGGCATCAAGCTGGGATACCGAGCTGGTAAAAAATGTAGGAGTAGCCTTTGGCAGCGAAGTGCGCGATTATGGTGTTGATATTTTACTTGCGCCTGCGCTAAATATTCACCGCAACCCCTTGGGAGGCCGTAATTTTGAATACTACTCGGAAGACCCTTTGCTTGCAGGTAAAATAACTGCCGCTATGGTTAAAGGCATCCAGAGTAACGGCGTGGGTACATCAATTAAACATTACGCTGCCAATAACCAGGAAAGTAACCGCACAGGTGTAGATGTGGTGGTGAGCGAACGCGCCATGCGCGAAATTTATTTGAAGGGTTTTGAAATTGCTGTTAAAGAAGCTAAACCATGGACGGTGATGTCATCTTACAATAAATTGAATGGTACCTATACTTCACAGCGCGCCGACCTGATAACCAATATCCTGCGTAATGAATGGGGTTATAAAGGTTTTGTGATGACGGATTGGTTTGGCGGCGAAGACCCGGTTGCCCAAATGGCCGCCGGTAACGATTTGATTATGCCCGGCAGCCCCACCCAATCCGACTTGATTATTGCGGCGGTTAAAAGTGGTAAGTTAAGCCTTGCCCAGCTCAACAAAAATGTAAGCCATATTTTGAATGTTATTTTACAATCGCCAAGCTTTCGTAAATATCCATACAACAATGCACCAAATTTAAAACACGATGCACAGGTATCCAGGCTTGCAGCCGAACAAGGTATGATACTCCTCAAAAATGAGGATAAGGCCTTACCTATTAGCGGTGCAAAACGTGTTGCGCTTTTTGGCAATACATCATACGATATTATTGCCGGCGGCACAGGTAGCGGCGATGTTAATAAAGCTTATACTATATCGCTTTTGCAAGGTTTAACAAACGCAGGCTATACCGCAGATGCCGGCCTGATAAGCAGCTATACCGATCATATTAAAGCCGGAAAAGTTAACAGGCCCAAACCTGCAAACATTTTTGCGCTACCTGCACCAATACCCGAGATGGCCGTAGCCGATAAACTGGAGGCCGCAACCAACAATAACGATGTTGCTATAATTACCATTGGCCGCAATGCCGGTGAGGGTAACGACCGTGGCCTGGAAAATGATTATTACCTGTCGCAAAGCGAAAAGGATATGATAAGTGGGGTTGCAACAAGTTTTCATGCCCGGCATAAAAAAGTAATTGTAGTGCTTAACATTGGCGGCGTTATTGAGATAGCCAGTTGGCGCAACCATGTTGATGGTATTTTATTGGCCTGGCAACCCGGCCTTGAAGCGGGTAATGCTATTGCCGATATATTATCGGGCAAGGTAAATCCGTCGGGCAAATTGGCTACAACCTTCCCGGTTGATTACCGGGACGTGCCATCGGCCAAAAACTTCCCGGGTACACCGGCACAAAAGCCAACTACCGTTAGCTATGAAGAGGGCATTTATGTTGGCTACCGTTACTACGATACATTTGGTGTAAAACCAGCTTATGCATTTGGCTACGGCTTATCGTACACCGGGTTTACCTACAGTAAGTTAAAACTGAGCACTCAGCAGTTTGCAGGCAAACTTACAGCCTCGGTAACTATAACCAACTCTGGTAAAATAGCGGGCAGGGAGGTTGTTGAACTGTACCTTGCCGCACCCGGTAAAACAATGGATAAGCCAGTGAAAGAATTAAAAGCATTTGCTAAAACAAGCTTACTACAACCAGGCCAATCACAAACATTAAGTTTTGATATTACAACAGCTCAACTGGCATCTTACGATACAGCAAAAAGCAGTTGGGTAGCCGAGACCGGAACCTATAAGTTGATGCTTGCATCTTCGTCCGACGATGTAAAGCAGAGTGCTACATTCAAGCTTGCCAAACAATTGATAGCCGAAAAAGACGGCAAAGCGCTTAGTCCGGTTGCAGCCCTTAACGAGCTCAAAAAATAA
- the treF gene encoding alpha,alpha-trehalase TreF: protein MKKSVLSFLFFWFILICQAQTPTPRQLYPGLFEAIQSSNVFPDNKTFVDVTPRYTPEIIMQKYREQKAGPDFNLKAFVAANFKLPATNNKGFVSDINAGVRKHIDTLWKVLQREPDTSINTSLLPLPHPYIVPGGRFREVYYWDSYFTMLGLQQSHQTRVIDNMISNFAFLIDTYGFIPNGNRSYYLTRSQPPFFSLMVKLLSKQNGPAVLSKYQPQLLKEYQFWMGGEKGLKKGHASRMVVRMAGGEVLNRYWDAGNEPREESYIQDVTSGALAHQDLLAFYKNVRSAAASGWDFSSRWFGPDQQLASIQTTNIVPVDLNCLMYHLELTIAQAYNIKGNTAQAALFKQKANRRKAAILKYCWDEKSAWFNDYYWQLNQHAAIRTLAAAYPLEFGIASPYQAKKIAAGLKADFLKPGGLVTTLNHTGQQWDAPNGWAPLQYIAIDGLEKYKFNGLAKDIALRWINLNKDVFKQTGKLMEKYNVEDLHIKAGGGEYPLQDGFGWTNGVLLTLMNRYHVN, encoded by the coding sequence ATGAAGAAATCTGTTTTATCATTTTTATTTTTTTGGTTTATATTAATTTGCCAGGCCCAAACGCCCACCCCGCGACAACTGTACCCCGGCTTGTTTGAGGCTATACAATCATCCAACGTTTTTCCGGATAATAAAACCTTTGTAGATGTTACGCCCAGGTACACCCCCGAGATAATTATGCAGAAATACCGCGAACAAAAAGCCGGGCCCGATTTTAATTTAAAGGCTTTTGTAGCAGCAAATTTTAAGTTACCCGCTACAAATAACAAGGGCTTTGTTAGCGATATTAACGCCGGCGTGCGCAAACATATTGATACCCTTTGGAAAGTGCTGCAACGAGAGCCCGACACCTCAATTAACACCTCGTTGTTGCCATTGCCACACCCGTACATTGTGCCCGGCGGACGTTTTAGAGAAGTTTATTACTGGGATTCGTACTTTACCATGCTGGGCCTGCAGCAAAGCCACCAAACCAGGGTGATTGATAACATGATAAGTAATTTTGCATTTTTGATAGATACTTATGGTTTTATACCAAACGGTAACCGCAGTTATTATTTAACACGCTCGCAGCCGCCCTTCTTTTCGTTAATGGTAAAGTTACTGAGTAAACAAAATGGCCCGGCAGTTTTAAGTAAGTATCAACCTCAGTTACTAAAAGAATATCAATTTTGGATGGGTGGCGAAAAAGGGCTTAAAAAAGGGCATGCAAGCCGTATGGTTGTACGCATGGCGGGCGGCGAGGTGCTTAACCGCTATTGGGATGCCGGTAACGAGCCGAGAGAAGAGTCGTACATTCAGGATGTAACTTCGGGGGCGTTAGCCCACCAGGATTTACTTGCTTTTTATAAAAACGTGCGGTCGGCAGCAGCATCGGGTTGGGATTTTAGCAGCCGATGGTTTGGCCCAGATCAGCAACTTGCATCTATCCAAACTACCAACATTGTTCCGGTAGATTTGAATTGTTTAATGTATCACCTTGAGCTAACCATTGCGCAAGCGTATAACATAAAAGGAAATACCGCCCAGGCTGCCTTATTTAAACAAAAGGCAAACCGGCGCAAAGCCGCTATTTTAAAATATTGCTGGGACGAGAAAAGTGCCTGGTTTAATGATTATTACTGGCAACTTAACCAACACGCAGCCATACGCACGCTGGCTGCTGCCTATCCGCTTGAGTTTGGCATAGCAAGCCCTTATCAGGCTAAAAAAATTGCTGCCGGATTAAAAGCCGACTTTTTAAAACCCGGCGGGCTGGTAACCACACTTAACCATACCGGCCAGCAGTGGGACGCACCAAATGGCTGGGCACCCCTGCAATATATTGCTATTGATGGTTTAGAAAAATACAAATTTAACGGCCTTGCAAAAGATATTGCCTTGCGATGGATAAACCTCAATAAGGACGTATTTAAACAAACCGGTAAACTGATGGAGAAATACAACGTGGAAGACCTGCATATAAAAGCCGGCGGAGGCGAATACCCCCTTCAGGATGGCTTTGGTTGGACAAACGGTGTACTATTAACCTTAATGAACCGCTACCACGTAAATTAA
- a CDS encoding glycoside hydrolase family 13 protein, protein MKNLNQNFCKAFMGLALLLCGTSVLAQTKNTANTVIPGRRWWKEAVVYQIYPRSFKDSNGDGVGDLKGIISKLDYIKSLGIDVIWLNPVFASPNADNGYDISDYRKIMKEFGTMADFDALLKGMHKRKLKLVLDLVVNHSSDEHQWFKQSRSSRNNPYRNYYHWWPAEKGKPPFRPGAFEVDGSGWRYDALTNAYYLHYFSFKQPDLNWENPKLRNEIFSMMNFWFDKGVDGFRMDVIPFIAKDTTFPVITPKMLQQKYHGDWSQYLASGPKLHSYLKEMYAKTLSKHNVMSVAEGAGVTAETAHGFVDEDRKELNMLYHFEGVSYGYEPNKFKTPIPGGYKLPGFKAIYSKWDSIFALKGWGTIYLGNHDQPRMLTRWGNDLPQFREASSKMLTTFILSMRATPYYFSGDELGMSNIKFDKIEDYRDIESINMYKQIKERGGNLKEFLEAQKISARDNGRTPFQWNGSANAGFTSGQPWLKVNPNYTTVNAAAEEKDQKSVLNYFRKMIALRKALPELVYGKYTLIDRGNEKVYAYTRVLGDKKLLVLLNFSATQAGIALPLAAGHPGAVLINNLSDLKIDANKTQNNYSLKPYQAAIVRLN, encoded by the coding sequence ATGAAAAATCTCAATCAAAACTTTTGCAAGGCTTTTATGGGCCTGGCTCTGCTGCTATGCGGTACAAGTGTTTTAGCTCAAACTAAAAATACTGCAAACACGGTTATACCGGGCCGCCGATGGTGGAAAGAAGCCGTAGTTTACCAAATATATCCGCGCAGTTTTAAAGATAGCAATGGCGATGGTGTGGGCGATTTAAAGGGTATTATATCTAAACTGGATTACATCAAAAGTTTAGGAATTGATGTGATTTGGCTTAACCCCGTTTTTGCCTCGCCAAATGCAGACAATGGTTACGATATAAGTGATTACCGGAAAATTATGAAGGAGTTTGGTACCATGGCTGATTTTGACGCGCTGCTTAAAGGAATGCACAAGCGTAAACTAAAGCTGGTGTTAGACCTTGTGGTGAACCACAGCAGCGACGAGCACCAATGGTTTAAACAATCGCGCAGTTCGCGCAACAACCCATACCGCAATTATTACCATTGGTGGCCTGCCGAAAAGGGTAAACCACCGTTTCGCCCCGGCGCTTTTGAAGTTGATGGCAGCGGCTGGCGTTATGATGCCCTTACCAATGCTTACTACCTGCACTATTTTAGCTTTAAACAGCCCGACCTTAATTGGGAAAACCCCAAACTAAGGAACGAGATATTTAGTATGATGAATTTTTGGTTTGATAAAGGTGTTGATGGTTTTAGAATGGATGTAATACCTTTTATTGCCAAAGACACTACCTTCCCGGTTATTACCCCAAAAATGCTACAACAAAAGTATCATGGCGATTGGAGCCAGTATTTAGCCAGCGGGCCAAAATTGCATAGTTATTTAAAAGAAATGTATGCAAAAACTTTAAGCAAGCACAACGTTATGAGTGTTGCCGAAGGTGCCGGTGTTACCGCCGAAACAGCTCATGGTTTTGTAGATGAAGATCGTAAAGAGCTTAATATGCTGTATCATTTTGAAGGCGTAAGTTACGGTTACGAACCTAACAAGTTTAAAACACCCATACCCGGAGGTTATAAACTGCCCGGCTTTAAAGCAATTTACAGTAAGTGGGACAGCATATTTGCCCTTAAAGGGTGGGGCACCATTTACCTGGGCAATCACGATCAGCCACGGATGCTTACCCGTTGGGGTAACGATTTGCCCCAGTTTAGAGAGGCATCATCTAAAATGCTAACTACTTTTATTTTATCTATGCGGGCTACGCCTTACTATTTCTCGGGAGACGAGCTGGGTATGAGTAATATAAAGTTTGATAAAATTGAGGATTACCGCGACATCGAATCTATCAACATGTACAAACAAATAAAAGAAAGAGGCGGTAACCTTAAAGAGTTTTTAGAAGCACAAAAAATTTCGGCGCGCGACAATGGCCGCACACCCTTTCAATGGAACGGTAGTGCCAACGCAGGTTTTACAAGCGGCCAGCCCTGGTTAAAAGTAAACCCAAACTATACCACAGTTAATGCCGCTGCCGAAGAAAAAGATCAAAAATCGGTTTTAAATTATTTCCGTAAAATGATTGCCCTACGCAAAGCCCTGCCCGAATTGGTGTACGGAAAATATACACTCATTGATCGTGGTAACGAAAAGGTATACGCTTACACACGTGTATTGGGCGATAAAAAACTGTTGGTTTTACTTAATTTCTCGGCCACCCAGGCCGGCATTGCATTGCCTTTGGCAGCGGGACACCCGGGTGCCGTGCTTATTAACAATTTGAGCGATTTAAAAATTGACGCCAACAAAACCCAAAACAATTATAGCCTTAAGCCTTACCAGGCCGCAATTGTGAGATTAAACTAA